The region GGTTTTTGAAATCGCGTATTAATAGACTCTATGATGAAAATTTCATCAGTGTAAGTTTGCTCATAGCCTTTCGTAAATGTTCCTTTATGTTGAGAAATCCTCACATGATCGCCTATTTTTAAAGAAGTCTTTTCATGCTTTGAGTTCATAATATCGCTGTAGATATTTCGCCAAATTGTTAAGGAGTTCTTTTTCGTGACATCCACAGGTCGGCATCGGATAATACGGTGGTAAGTTTGGTTTGGTcaggtctgtcagtttgaaataatgcctcacaggggctggtagtgtagtttagatagcggtcaccatctaggaccgtattgtactttagccaggttagaaaatttatcatcacaatttctaattgacctccctggctcttttgtcagtctgggacaataaacgccaagtatcaggtgttcagactgtttaatcactagcacctatgtttgttgaatagtgttcaattaatggacctatctaacataaggattgctatgtcagctgtctgttcattataaaacagcatggtcaattgcactatttgcaaaccaatcgggttgcctttacagtcgactgtctagtgtaaggcaacaagattgattgcattataatcgcaaatcaatctgtttgcgtaaatcagcctccacagtcgtctgtttagtgtaaagcagtgttattaattacactacactaaaaacaattctatttgcttttacataatgtgcaattaatctaccagccttcttacattggcgcattaaaaaaccagttcttacgcgcaatttttgtgcaactgctgtttgctattcgaacccattgcaacaaaaattgtgtgcagttgattggcatcgcacaatttttgggcatcattcagtcttattttcgtcctgatgaagcagcgcgccaaataatctgtcttgcgctgcggaaacgcgttgacgattagacgattacggacgatcttgttcgccctggtccacattggatttcagttaactatttatatgttcatcaaattcgcaattttgcgaattgacatatattataagtagcttggacttctcctgacttaattgtcattacaagtccagccttctagcctgtttccgatgatacagactttgacctaatttaagaactgggtcttgtcagatcgatgaccctatggggaagtgaataagtctagtaacaaataaggttacggactcagtacagtgctcccataagcgagtgtactagtataatatttgtctagtgtggatgatctaattgtcattatccaccacttagggttttatgagtgacgctctctagttgttttggaacagtgtctttccatcaataggcatgttcttattaatgcataacaacatggagttatctcagtaggcgctaccactttctggtcccttgtatacctgataacggcccgctacggtcaccaccttatctgttagcccctcttatcattatcaatttaaataatatattaaaattctgtatttgagtcattctaattacttaagcaaattgcgctaatcccataggcaattaattttgtggttgttttgtatggttgtctgtcattttgtgtccgtttaggtcggaaccatcctgccttagcagtattggttttttatcattaatattaataaaggttatattttagtttcaggcactttcagtgacaCATAGTACAATTAACACCCAGTGTCGTCCTCGCTGAGTTGAATCATCAGTATTAATTATATAAGCCGATGGTCTTTTATCCACATCCATTTCTGTCAATCGAAATCGAGTTGTCTGCTCGTTGCTTTCCGGAGATATGTACGAGAGCCATATATTCCCTAATAGCTAATTCACCCTCAAAATCAGGCTGAAAAGGCCTGGCCGGAATCTGTTGACCATCCAGATACAAGGCCGCGTGGTTTACGGAATAATGGTGAACACAGAGAGGATTTTTTTGGAAGCTaccgctaaaggcttcattgtccacaaaggctaatatcacagttttaggtatctggcccaggaacaaattttcaTGGGTTGCTATACGGCTTCCGATTGCTATGCTGAAGACTTTGAGACTCGTCCTATCCAAAGTATATTTAGCAGTGGTTGCTAGTAGCGCCTGGCTGtgccctatgcagacggctggggATACTTGTACTCTCTTGATGAAAATTGAAGCATGAAGGATTTGAACTTTAAATCCATCAGGGTCTGCTGACATCAAGCAGAACGAGTCTTTATTCCTTGTTAGTTTTATCTTTAAATCCAGACCATTCAAGATAAGCTTCGGTTGGTTAAATATATCGCCATAAATAGGCCCCAGAAGCTCCACAGTTTTAGAGCGCTGTGTTGCTGCAGCTCTTTTAGCGAAGCCTAAATTTGGGCCATCGAGTGTCCTTTCATGGTGGTGACCTGCCGAATCCTTGTAAAAAAGTCCGGCTGTAAATTGGGATGCGAGCGTTTGACCACTATAATTTAAAATTGTCTCGATGAACGCTCTATAGCTATAAAGATTATCGGATTGTGAGATTAGTCGATCCCCCAATGTGATGTCCACTTGGTTAAAAAGTGTAGCTACGGGGTAATTAATAAAGCCCACACGTGCACCATCGGGGATGGCTGTGTTATGTTGTTTAACTATACGACAGGTTAAGTGCAGGAGGGTGTTATTTAAGTTGTAGTAATATTCGCCGCTACCCGATATGAAAAATTCCAACGGCGTGTTGTCTGTGAGGGCTGTGATAGGCAGGACTtcaacaaataaagatttttcaataCTGGTCTGCGTTGGTGGTATGGTGAAAATATCCAACTTAGATTTGGTGCACTCTACAGAACCGTCGTGTATGAACGCCATGTTAGAGAATTAAAAGATGTCGTCTGCTGCGCGTCTAGCGGGTTTCTGACGGCGTCGTCTTTTGCGTGAAGAAGTCTTATCCATGAGGAGCGGGTGAAATCGTGCAACGATTCGTCTTTTTCTtctacagggttttttttacaacagaaacaAGTCCGGAGCTGCACtgttcttgacgcgactgattgaGTCTGTCCAAAACAGCCGACGAAACAGAAGTGACTGCGTCTGTAGCGATATTTTTGACATCCGTCTTTACATGAGGCTTTACTAATTCTAgaccttttctgaaaagaggCAAGGCCCTTCGGAAGAGTGACCTGAAGACGCCCCCAATTCCCGCGCCAATCATATACTCATCTCCATGAAATCCATCTATTTTTTCGTTTCCACTCTGCGCCAAATAATGTTTCACGTAGAGCGCAGGATCTCCGTACACTCGCTGAGACAACATGTTTTAACGCTGCGAATCGTTACGCGGTCTAAAGTGTAATCGCACTATACTTTTCCCGTACTTGAATTTAACAGGCGTGTTCTGGTCTGATAAAATCGAGATTGTAATCGTGTCAAAATGTTGTTTACACACCGGCACATAATCAGGGCGATTGTAGTGAATTGTGACAATGTCGCTGTTTTTACCGCTGATTTCTACCGTTCTTAATAGCTGCACATAGCTATCGCCTACAAACTGATGATTGATCATATCCGTATACACGTACAATGTATAGAAGCCGGCTTTTATGTCCGCAAAATGCCGCCTCTTGTCCGGGATATTCCCAGCTAATGCGGCGTTATATTCAGGCAGACCTAGCAAAACGGACAACTTATGACCCGGAGCAAAGTGTAGCGTTGGCGAATCGGTAACTGTAACAATTATTTTTACTTCATCATAGCGTAGCTTAAAGACCTCGTTTGTTAGCCTTAAAccctcaattctgtcatttatcgCACGCGTCAAATCTGATAGCGAGGAATAAAATCCAGACTTGACAAAATATTCCTGGTA is a window of Eleutherodactylus coqui strain aEleCoq1 chromosome 4, aEleCoq1.hap1, whole genome shotgun sequence DNA encoding:
- the LOC136626763 gene encoding uncharacterized protein F54H12.2-like, yielding MAFIHDGSVECTKSKLDIFTIPPTQTSIEKSLFVEVLPITALTDNTPLEFFISGSGEYYYNLNNTLLHLTCRIVKQHNTAIPDGARVGFINYPVATLFNQVDITLGDRLISQSDNLYSYRAFIETILNYSGQTLASQFTAGLFYKDSAGHHHERTLDGPNLGFAKRAAATQRSKTVELLGPIYGDIFNQPKLILNGLDLKIKLTRNKDSFCLMSADPDGFKVQILHASIFIKRVQVSPAVCIGHSQALLATTAKYTLDRTSLKVFSIAIGSRIATHENLFLGQIPKTVILAFVDNEAFSGSFQKNPLCVHHYSVNHAALYLDGQQIPARPFQPDFEGELAIREYMALVHISGKQRADNSISIDRNGCG